One genomic segment of Diceros bicornis minor isolate mBicDic1 chromosome 13, mDicBic1.mat.cur, whole genome shotgun sequence includes these proteins:
- the LYPLA2 gene encoding acyl-protein thioesterase 2 isoform X3, which produces MLPLCLELSGKRPRHSWADALSTIRLPHVKYICPHAPRIPVTLNMKMVMPSWFDLMGLSPDAPEDEAGIKKAAENIKALIEHEMKNGIPANRIVLGGFSQGGALSLYTALTCPHPLAGIVALSCWLPLHRAFPQAANGSAKDLAILQCHGELDPMVPVRFGALTAEKLRSVVTPARVQFKTYPGVMHSSCPQEMAAVKEFLEKLLPPV; this is translated from the exons ATGCTGCCACTGTGTCTGGAGCTGAGCGGGAAACGGCCGCG GCACAGCTGGGCTGACGCCCTCTCCACCATCCGGCTCCCTCACGTCAAATACATCTGTCCCCATGC GCCTCGGATCCCTGTGACACTCAACATGAAGATGGTGATGCCCTCCTG GTTTGATCTGATGGGGCTGAGTCCAGATGCCCCAGAGGACGAGGCTGGCATCAAGAAGGCAGCAGAGAACA tcaAGGCCTTGATTGAGCACGAGATGAAGAACGGGATCCCTGCCAATCGTATTGTCCTGGGAGGCTTTTCACag ggTGGGGCGCTGTCCCTCTACACGGCCctcacctgcccccaccccctggctGGCATTGTGGCATTGAGCTGTTGGCTGCCTTTGCACCGGGCCTTCCCCCAG GCAGCCAACGGCAGTGCCAAGGACCTGGCCATCCTTCAGTGCCATGGGGAGCTGGACCCCATGGTTCCTGTACGGTTTGGGGCCCTGACGGCCGAAAAGCTGCGGTCCGTTGTCACACCCGCCAGGGTCCAGTTCAAGACTTACCCAGGTGTCATGCACAGCTCCTGTCCTCAG GAGATGGCAGCTGTGAAGGAGTTTCTTGAGAAGCTGCTGCCTCCTGTCTAA
- the ELOA gene encoding elongin-A, with protein sequence MAAESALQVVEKLQARLAANPDPKKLLKYLKKLSALPITVDILAETGVGKTVNSLRKHEHVGSFARNLVAQWKKLVPVERSTEPDEQDYEKSGSRKRPRDALQKEEELEEDYQENWKASSSQSYSPDHRQKKHRKLSEFERPHKVSHSHERRDERKRCHRVSPVYSSDHESSDYGHVQSPPSSTSPHQVSVDRYRSLEEDHEPFVPHQKPGKGHSNAFQDRLGVSQERHLGEPQGKGVVSQNKEHKSSHREKCPVDAKGDEKSSLSREKSHKAVSKEDTRRPLSGDSSKEKPPSGGVRKEKEREGSTKKKFLSPSEVASDNHVKKPKHRDSEKTKSDKNKPSVDSLNIGKGAGDLLPKVKEKVSNNLKTQEGKVKTSHSERKSGGSLPKVEEAEMDDEFEQPTMSFESYLSYDQPRKKKKKIVKTSATTLGEKGLKKNDSKSTSKNLDSVQKLPKVNENKAEKLQPAGADSAKLKKVPTDALPDLPLPMIQANYRPLPSLDLISSFQPKRKALSSPQEEEEAGFTGRRMNSKMQVYSGSKCAYLPKMMTLHQQCIRVLKNNIDSIFEVGGVPYSLLEPVLERCTPEQLYRIEEYNHVLIEETDQLWKIHCHRDFKEERPEEYESWREMYLRLQDAREQRLRVLTKNIRSAHANKPKGRQAKMAFVNSVAKPPRDVRRRQEKFGTGGAVVLEKIKIKPAPYSTGSSHAPFSSGSSNNFNSSPEEPAYDGPSTSSAHLAPAVSSTVGYDPRKPTVKKIAPMMAKTIKAFKNRFSRR encoded by the exons ctattgaaatatttgaagaaactcTCCGCCTTGCCTATTACAGTAGACATTCTTGCG GAAACTGGGGTTGGGAAAACAGTAAATAGCTTGCGAAAACATGAGCACGTTGGAAGCTTTGCCAGGAACCTAGTGGCCCAGTGGAAGAAGCTGGTTCCTGTGGAACG aAGCACTGAGCCTGATGAACAGGACTATGAGAAGAGCGGTTCCCGAAAGCGCCCCAGGGACGCCCttcagaaggaggaggagctagAGGAGGACTACCAAGAAAACTGGAAAGCCTCCAGTAGTCAGTCATATAGTCCTGATCACAGACAGAAAAAACACAGGAAACTCTCGGAGTTTGAGAGACCTCACAAAGTGTCCCACAGTCATGAGAGGAGAGACGAGAGAAAGAGGTGCCACAGAGTTTCACCAGTTTACTCCTCAGACCACGAATCTTCTGATTACGGCCATGTTCAGTCCCCTCCGTCGTCTACCAGTCCTCATCAGGTGTCCGTGGACCGTTACAGATCCCTAGAGGAGGACCACGAGCCCTTTGTCCCACACCAGAAGCCTGGAAAAGGCCACAGTAATGCCTTTCAGGACAGACTCGGGGTCAGTCAAGAACGACACCTGGGTGAACCCCAGGGGAAAGGGGTTGTGAGTCAGAACAAGGAACACAAAtcttcccacagagaaaaatgtcCCGTGGATGCCAAGGGAGATGAGAAGTCGTCTTTGAGCAGAGAGAAGTCACACAAGGCCGTCTCCAAGGAGGACACCAGGAGGCCTCTCTCAGGGGACAGCTCAAAGGAGAAGCCGCCCTCTGGCGGGgtgaggaaagagaaggagcGAGAGGGCAGCACCAAGAAGAAGTTTTTATCCCCCTCGGAGGTTGCTTCAGAcaaccatgttaaaaaaccaaagCACAGAGACTCAGAGAAAACCAAATCTGACAAAAACAAGCCAAGTGTAGACAGCTTAAACATAGGAAAGGGTGCAGGAGACCTGTTGCCCAAGGTAAAAGAGAAGGTTTCTAACAACCTAAAGACTCAAGAGGGGAAAGTAAAAACCTCTCATTCAGAGAGAAAGTCAGGGGGCTCTCTCCCTAAAGTTGAGGAGGCGGAGATGGATGATGAATTCGAGCAGCCCACCATGTCTTTTGAGTCATACCTCAGCTATGACCAGCCccggaagaaaaagaaaaagattgtgaAAACTTCAGCCACGACTCTTGGAGAAAaaggacttaaaaaaaatgattcgAAAAGCACTAGTAAAAACTTGGACTCGGTTCAGAAATTACCTAAGGTGAACGAAAACAAGGCAGAGAAGCTTCAGCCCGCTGGTGCCGATTCAGCCAAGCTGAAAAAG GTCCCCACCGATGCATTGCCAGACCTCCCATTGCCCATGATACAGGCCAATTACCGACCACTTCCTTCCCTCGACTTGATATCCTCCTTCCAACCAAAGCGAAaag CCCTCTCTTCAccccaggaagaggaagaagctGGATTCACTGGACGGAGAATGAATTCTAAGATGCAGGTGTATTCCGGTTCCAAGTGTGCCTACCTCCCCAAAATGATGACCTTGCACCAGCAGTGCATCCGGGTACTAAAGAACAACATCGACT CAATCTTTGAAGTGGGAGGTGTCCCGTATTCGCTCCTTGAACCCGTCTTGGAGAGGTGTACTCCTGAGCAGTTGTATCGCATCGAGGAATACAATCAC GTATTAATTGAAGAAACAGATCAATTATGGAAAATTCATTGTCACCGAGACTTTAAGGAAGAAAGGCCAGAGGAGTATGAGTCGTGGCGGGAGATGTACCTGCGGCTCCAGGATGCCCGAGAGCAGCGGCTGAGAGTACTCACGAAGAACATCCGCTCTGCACACGCTAATAAGCCCAAAG GCCGACAAGCAAAGATGGCCTTTGTCAACTCTGTGGCCAAGCCGCCTCGTGATGTTCGAAGAAGGCAGGAGAAGTTTGGAACAGGAGGAGCAGTTGTGCTTGAGAAGATCAA GATTAAGCCAGCCCCATACTCCACAGGAAGCAGCCACGCCCCCTTTAGCAGTGGCAGCAGCAACAACTTCAACTCCAGCCCCGAGGAGCCAGCCTATGATGGCCCGAGCACCAGCAGCGCCCACTTGGCGCCTGCGGTCAGCAGCACTGTTGGCTATGACCCTAGGAAACCGACTGTGAAGA AAATAGCCCCCATGATGGCCAAGACGATTAAAGCTTTCAAGAACAGATTTTCCCGACGATAA
- the GALE gene encoding UDP-glucose 4-epimerase, whose protein sequence is MAEKVLVTGGAGYIGSHTVLELLEAGYSPVVIDNFHNAIRGEGSMAESLRRVQELTGRSVEFEEMDILDQAALQCLFKKHSFMAVIHFAGLKAVGESVQKPLDYYRVNLTGSIQLLEIMRAHGVKNLVFSSSATVYGNPQYLPLDEAHPTGGCTNPYGKSKFFIEEMIRDLCQADKAWNAVLLRYFNPIGAHASGRIGEDPQGIPNNLMPYVSQVAIGRREVLNVFGDDYDTEDGTGVRDYIHVVDLAKGHIAALRKLKEQCGCRIYNLGTGTGYSVLQMVQAMEKASGKEIPYKVVARREGDVAACYANPSLALKELGWTAALGLDRMCEDLWRWQKQNPSGFSTQA, encoded by the exons ATGGCAGAGAAGGTGCTGGTAACAGGTGGGGCTGGCTACATCGGCAGCCACACAGTGCTGGAGCTGCTGGAGGCGGGCTATTCGCCTGTGGTCATCGACAACTTCCACAATGCCATCCGTG GAGAGGGCTCCATGGCTGAAAGCCTACGGCGGGTTCAGGAGCTGACAGGCCGCTCTGTGGAGTTTGAGGAGATGGACATCTTGGACCAGGCAGCCCTACAGTGTCTTTTCAAGAAG CACAGCTTTATGGCGGTCATCCACTTTGCGGGGCTCAAAGCTGTGGGCGAGTCAGTGCAGAAGCCTCTGGATTATTACAGAGTTAACCTGACAGGAAGCATCCAGCTTCTGGAG ATCATGAGGGCCCACGGGGTGAAGAACCTGGTGTTCAGCAGCTCAGCCACCGTGTACGGGAACCCCCAGTACCTGCCCCTGGACGAGGCCCACCCCACAGGTGGCTGTACCAACCCCTACGGCAAGTCCAAGTTCTTCATTGAGGAAATGATCCGGGACCTGTGCCAGGCAGACAAG gcctggaatGCAGTGCTGCTGCGATATTTCAACCCCATAGGCGCCCACGCCTCAGGCCGCATAGGCGAGGATCCCCAGGGCATCCCCAACAACCTCATGCCCTATGTCTCCCAG GTGGCGATCGGGCGACGGGAGGTACTGAATGTCTTTGGTGATGACTATGACACAGAGGATGGCACAG GTGTCCGGGATTATATCCACGTCGTGGATCTGGCCAAGGGCCACATCGCAGCCTTGAGGAAGCTGAAGGAGCAGTGTGGCTGCCGG ATCTACAACCTGGGCACCGGCACGGGCTATTCGGTGCTGCAGATGGTCCAGGCCATGGAGAAGGCTTCCGGGAAGGAG ATCCCGTACAAGGTGGTGGCACGGCGGGAAGGTGATGTGGCTGCCTGTTATGCCAACCCCAGCCTGGCCCTCAAGGAGTTGGGCTGGACAGCAGCCTTAGGGCTGGACAGGATGT GTGAAGATCTATGGCGCTGGCAGAAGCAGAATCCTTCAGGCTTTAGCACGCAGGCCTAA
- the PITHD1 gene encoding PITH domain-containing protein 1: MSHGHSHGGGGCRCAAEREEPPEQRGLAYGLYLRIDLERLQCLNESREGSGRGVFKPWEERTDRSKFVESDADEELLFNIPFTGNVKLKGIIIMGEDDDSHPSEMRLYKNIPQMSFDDTDREPDQTFSLNRDLTGELEYATKISRFSNVYHLSIHISKNFGADTTKVFYIGLRGEWTELRRHEVTICNYEASANPADHRVHQVTPQTHFIS, from the exons ATGTCGCACGGCCACAGCCACGGCGGGGGCGGCTGCCGTTGCGCCGCTGAACGAGAGGAGCCGCCGGAGCAGCGCGGCCTGGCCTACGGCCTGTACCTGCGCATCGACCTGGAGCGGCTGCAGTGCCTCAACGAGAGCCGCGAGGGCAGCGGCCGCGGCGTCTTCAAGCCGTGGGAGGAGCGGACCGACCGCTCCAAG TTTGTTGAAAGTGACGCAGATGAAGAGCTTCTCTTTAATATTCC ATTTACAGGCAATGTCAAGCTCAAAGGCATCATCATAATGGGAGAGGACGATGACTCACACCCCTCTGAGATGCGACT GTACAAGAACATTCCACAGATGTCCTTTGATGATACAGACAGGGAGCCAGATCAGACCTTTAGTCTGAACCGGGATCTTACAGGAGAATTAGAGTATGCCACAAA AATTTCTCGTTTTTCAAATGTCTATCATCTCTCAATTCATATTTCAAAAAACTTTGGAGCAGATACCACAAAGGTCTTTTATATTGGCCTGAGAGGAGAATGGACTGAG CTTCGCCGACATGAAGTGACGATCTGCAATTATGAAGCATCAGCCAACCCAGCAGACCACAGGGTCCATCAGGTTACCCCACAGACACACTTCATTTCCTAA
- the LYPLA2 gene encoding acyl-protein thioesterase 2 isoform X1 encodes MRCPDSAGDPWLSYGAWPHRIQHGSSYLEKPHSHFRVPYRWPGYFRQRGGWVPGTRTEVPAGAAEGEECVSVPEKEETRRRGLEPPREWRVWSSGDPLGVSGQQQQQAPAVEPCSVCVVTPCLCPCSPMLPLCLELSGKRPRHSWADALSTIRLPHVKYICPHAPRIPVTLNMKMVMPSWFDLMGLSPDAPEDEAGIKKAAENIKALIEHEMKNGIPANRIVLGGFSQGGALSLYTALTCPHPLAGIVALSCWLPLHRAFPQAANGSAKDLAILQCHGELDPMVPVRFGALTAEKLRSVVTPARVQFKTYPGVMHSSCPQEMAAVKEFLEKLLPPV; translated from the exons ATGCGCTGTCCGGATTCTGCAGGTGACCCGTGGCTTAGTTACGGGGCGTGGCCCCACCGTATCCAACATGGCAGCTCCTATCTGGAGAAACCCCACTCCCACTTCCGGGTTCCGTACCGCTGGCCAGGCTACTTCCGGCAGCGAGGTGGCTGGGTTCCCGGGACTCGAACGGAAGTTCCGGCGGGGGCGGCCGAGGGGGAagagtgtgtgtctgtgccggagAAAGAGGAGACTCGCCGGAGAGGTCTTGAACCCCCCAGGGAGTGGAG AGTGTGGTCAAGCGGGGACCCATTGGGAGTCAgtgggcagcagcagcaacag GCCCCAGCCGTGGAGCCCTGCAGTGTATGTGTGGTAACACCATGTCTGTGCCCCTGCTCACCGATGCTGCCACTGTGTCTGGAGCTGAGCGGGAAACGGCCGCG GCACAGCTGGGCTGACGCCCTCTCCACCATCCGGCTCCCTCACGTCAAATACATCTGTCCCCATGC GCCTCGGATCCCTGTGACACTCAACATGAAGATGGTGATGCCCTCCTG GTTTGATCTGATGGGGCTGAGTCCAGATGCCCCAGAGGACGAGGCTGGCATCAAGAAGGCAGCAGAGAACA tcaAGGCCTTGATTGAGCACGAGATGAAGAACGGGATCCCTGCCAATCGTATTGTCCTGGGAGGCTTTTCACag ggTGGGGCGCTGTCCCTCTACACGGCCctcacctgcccccaccccctggctGGCATTGTGGCATTGAGCTGTTGGCTGCCTTTGCACCGGGCCTTCCCCCAG GCAGCCAACGGCAGTGCCAAGGACCTGGCCATCCTTCAGTGCCATGGGGAGCTGGACCCCATGGTTCCTGTACGGTTTGGGGCCCTGACGGCCGAAAAGCTGCGGTCCGTTGTCACACCCGCCAGGGTCCAGTTCAAGACTTACCCAGGTGTCATGCACAGCTCCTGTCCTCAG GAGATGGCAGCTGTGAAGGAGTTTCTTGAGAAGCTGCTGCCTCCTGTCTAA
- the LYPLA2 gene encoding acyl-protein thioesterase 2 isoform X2 — protein sequence MCGNTMSVPLLTDAATVSGAERETAAVIFLHGLGDTGHSWADALSTIRLPHVKYICPHAPRIPVTLNMKMVMPSWFDLMGLSPDAPEDEAGIKKAAENIKALIEHEMKNGIPANRIVLGGFSQGGALSLYTALTCPHPLAGIVALSCWLPLHRAFPQAANGSAKDLAILQCHGELDPMVPVRFGALTAEKLRSVVTPARVQFKTYPGVMHSSCPQEMAAVKEFLEKLLPPV from the exons ATGTGTGGTAACACCATGTCTGTGCCCCTGCTCACCGATGCTGCCACTGTGTCTGGAGCTGAGCGGGAAACGGCCGCG GTTATTTTTTTACATGGACTTGGAGACACAGg GCACAGCTGGGCTGACGCCCTCTCCACCATCCGGCTCCCTCACGTCAAATACATCTGTCCCCATGC GCCTCGGATCCCTGTGACACTCAACATGAAGATGGTGATGCCCTCCTG GTTTGATCTGATGGGGCTGAGTCCAGATGCCCCAGAGGACGAGGCTGGCATCAAGAAGGCAGCAGAGAACA tcaAGGCCTTGATTGAGCACGAGATGAAGAACGGGATCCCTGCCAATCGTATTGTCCTGGGAGGCTTTTCACag ggTGGGGCGCTGTCCCTCTACACGGCCctcacctgcccccaccccctggctGGCATTGTGGCATTGAGCTGTTGGCTGCCTTTGCACCGGGCCTTCCCCCAG GCAGCCAACGGCAGTGCCAAGGACCTGGCCATCCTTCAGTGCCATGGGGAGCTGGACCCCATGGTTCCTGTACGGTTTGGGGCCCTGACGGCCGAAAAGCTGCGGTCCGTTGTCACACCCGCCAGGGTCCAGTTCAAGACTTACCCAGGTGTCATGCACAGCTCCTGTCCTCAG GAGATGGCAGCTGTGAAGGAGTTTCTTGAGAAGCTGCTGCCTCCTGTCTAA